Below is a genomic region from Helianthus annuus cultivar XRQ/B chromosome 2, HanXRQr2.0-SUNRISE, whole genome shotgun sequence.
ATCTATGACACCATTTTAGTCCCTCTTACGCGGGCAATTACAAATAAGCCATCTGGCATAACAATGCTTCAAAGAATTGGAACCGGCATTTTTATATCTACTATTTCAATGGTTGTTGCAGCAATCGTTGAAACAAAAAGACTCAAAGTTGCTCGAGAGTATGGATTATTAGACGATCCGAATGCAATGATCCCGATGAAGATATGGTGGTTATTACCTCAATATCTGTTGGCTGGAGCGGGTGATGTGTTTACAATGGTGGGTATGCAAGAATTCTTTTATGACCAAATGCCAAGTGATCTGAGGAGTATAGGTTTAGCACTTTACCTGAGTATCATGGGAATTGGTAGCTTTCTTAGCAGTTTTATAATCTCGATCGTTGACAAAACGACTGGTGGAAACGGTCAAGATGGTTGGATATCCGATAACATGAATCAAGGGCACATTGATTATTTTTACTATCTTCTGGCTGGAATCAGTGCAGGTGCATTTGTGATGTTTATATATGCTTCAAAATCTTATGTTTATAATAGAGAAAGaggcatgtgatgtgatgtgatgtTGTTGCCACGTTTGCCTCTGCGTAGCTCGTCTAAGTATTAGTCTGCTAACTTTTGTATCGGCGCATTGTATTGTGACGTTGCTGAATTATGTTGTAAGTAGTGAAGATATGTTTTGAATTGATTTCATGGATGCAAAAGGATGTGATTGTTGCAATGGTTGCTTAAATTTGTGGATGTAGGTTTGGCTTTTACTACCTTCTTTCTTACTAATAAAACTCTCTTTGGGATTTCTAGTACAATAAAACCTTTATGACTACGGGGCCGACAATTTTTGAATgggtaagtgctgaaccagtaagagtctgaaccattaagtgttgaaccagtaagaggtttgaactATTAAAAGGCAGTATAATGTTTAACAATTCAAAGGTAAGAGGCAAATGCTATAATAGCTAAGATAGGCAAAAGTGCTTAATAATAGCTAAGATAATCAATCTAATTTAAGAACAAATTTTATGCAATGTTGACACATGATTGGTTGGATAAGCATATCTTATCGATCTTTCTAATGAAAATTCTTTTAGACTAGATTTAATATGTCAGTTTTTTATGTAAAAATACTTTTCCTTCTTATTTTAAATTATTCATTTTTAGTTTATCATTAAGTTCTATATAATAGGTTAATTAATAATATGTGGCATTCTAAATGTGGTTGATAGTTGGTGAAATTTGACCTCATCTAAGGTATGAGGTGCACGATTGAACTTTGATTGTTTCATGGGGTATTGTGTCACTTTCATATGGTAGGTGGTTTGGATAAACAATGTTAGTTTTCTAAGATGTAAATCCAAGGTTGGTGGTTTGGATAAAcaatgtttgttttttaagatataaatccaaattttgttattttattttattatcaGCTATAATGAGGCATTCGTAATGATAGATATTATAAATCAGAAGAAAAAAAATTCAATATgatcaggggcggacccacattggtgccaccggggtccctggaccccaatcttttttaaaaaaatagtagattcggtatattaaattgtatatggaccccataaatacaattaggtggacaccatagaaataaaaagaaagctggtgtagtggtaaatctccctctttttcaccaagaggtcatgggttcaatccttgataagcccatttttcttattttttttttaaatctagttcaaacctcactttaactcgacccgaacaaggaccgacccgaaaatggaccccattgaaataaaattctgggtccgccactgaatATGATCCTTGTATATCAATTATTTTTTGAATTTACATctagatagttggtaaacgggcaacaagctgcgccgctacctcTTTTTAAATAGCAACACTAAATCTTTTAAAAACTACATCAATAGATCTCGgtgtcataacattactatgcgtgaccctttgaactcgactaagtaggtccatagcctctggcgccagaaaaccaaaagtatcaaaggcaagtgggataaacacgtgctggttgtcaaggcacATTTTCTTGTGTTTGGtcactttacccgaagcagcCTTTAAAGTAGCATGACCCACCGTGAAAGCACTACCCTCTAAGCCCACAAGcggggaaacccctgttagatccacacaggcatgttttcctcctacccatccaaagaccaAAATGTCGGTTGGTCGAAgtgtagatctcccttccaacaGTTCAattaagaaattaacgggtgtctctttcttagcagaaataccAGTGCGTCTGAATATGTCAAAATGGACATCGCTAACCAAATCATGTCGGTATTTGAACCTCGGGAGCTCTCTACAATGAACTACATGCTCCCCAAAAGAATCCAAACACACCTTATGACAAACAGGGCATACCTCATCAACTGGGAATAAAGGAATCGTGGGGCGATACTTAAGGATAGTACGGTACTCCATCGGCGACATATGCTGGCCTAACCCATCTATAGGTATAGCAAGAAGAAAATCTTGTGCATGTGGTGCTCGTAGACACTCAAAAATGGCTTTTTATCTAACGGTCAAGTCAAACTGTACTTCAATGTCGTGGACAATTTTACTAAAAAGAGCACTCGCCAATGCATGTTGGGCTTTAGGGGGTGCGGTGTACTTATTAGTGAAACCGCTGAAGTCAAAGCTTGGAACCGTGTCACAAAGATAAGCCAAAGCACAAACATAATCAGAATCCATACACATATGCCATTGTCTCTTAAGATGTGGTCTTGTAACACCCACGATTGGGCCCTCGAAGCCACAAAAGCATAGGATGAAGCTTCTACATCCGAATACAACCCCAAACCTAATAGGTAAGGAAGCAAGTCACCACTTGAAGCCTCCAAAGAAAGGACCTCCACAAACTATCAATTCCTCAATCACCTCACGCAAACCTTTGTCAAAGAACAACGCTACATCTTCCCTGTGTACAGGTTGGCATGTCCTCAAGCCAAAGAAAAGTTTGGCAATGCCCATACAGGATCGAAGCAAAAGTAGTTCACTCTGCGGGTCACCTAATTTGGGTAGAATACACATCAAATTTACCGccttagcagctcttttctttgCCAACCCACTAATAAAGCTTGCATCTctactaacccccccccccccccccaaagaaGCTTCACCCCACTAATGGCCTCCCGATGTCCGTAGAAAATAACCCTTCACGAAACTTGCTACCATCACAAGAAGGCCAAAATAGCTCAATTTTCTTAATATTAAGTTCAAGACCCAATGTTGGCCCATCACCTTAATGATGTCCAACACTCTAGCCACCTCTTCTGAACCTCCAATGACAGTCCCATCATCAAGATACCAAGCATGAAGGAGAAGCTTGCATTTGTTTCTAATTTGATGCACAAGGGGGTGCAAAATAAGAGCGAAAAGAAGTGGTCCCAATGGATCCCCTTGCTGAACTCCCGTGGTAGACCAAATGTGCCCATCTCTAAGATACAATCTTGCTGGTTGCCCGTATAGAAATTCTACCCACAAAGAAATAGAAAGGCACCTCATCCTAACCTCACGAAGTAAGGCTGATCTATCCACCTGGTTAAAAGCATTAGAAAAATCTATAGTAAGCATTGCAAGAGACCCATCAATGTGACGTTCATTTAAAACCCTGTTGACGGTGTGTAAAATGGCCTCAACGCCACCCCACACGCCGACCCTAAATTGAAAATCATTAAGGTACTCGATCATTTCTTTACCAACACCCTTCATAGCAACCTTGGAAATCAAACGCCTCCATATAGTACCCACTGCAATAGGTCTAATCCCATTTTCGGTTTTTAAGAGCGGTGTAAGGGGAGCAGACGCCATAAGCTCTGCCAAACATGATGGGCATTTTCCCCTAACCATAAGTTGACTACCGCAGTGATAGCGGATAAGAGATCAGTGGAAACTAGCAGGCCCCTTTCCACATAAAGCATCCAAAATGTGTTGTGCCCTCAATCCATCCCTCCCACATGAGGTTCCTTTAGGAAACGATTTAATTAATTGTATATAAAATTCAACAAGTGGTTTATGATTGGAGTGTCGGATTGGGTTTCTAGGGCTAAGTCACTAAAAGTTGTTAAAACCGGTGGATTATGGACAGGATAGTTGTGTTTATTAATAATGCATTCTTCTTTTCTAAACAATATTGTTTAAATCATGTTTATGAAGATTATGATTTTTTAGATCTTATGATTTGGATTTCGTTCAATAAAGACGAGTAGGTCTTGCATAGGTACACTGCAAGCTTATGATGTTATACGCGGTCACGCTACCAGTCATACAATCGAAACATTTTGATCCAATCCGTTCTTCCTTAATCAATACTCAATCATATGATCGAAATATTTTGATCCGGTCAGTTCATGCTCAATGAATTACTGAATTAAAAGACTTTACATAGGCTGACTTTTGAAATAAAGTTACAATATTTATGActcaataagttgtttttaagTCGAGGGTCTCTTTAAAGACAACCTCTCTATCCTTATTTCCTagggatagaggtaaggtttgTATACACCTAACCCTTCTCAAATCCTACCAATAGCTTTGTTATTTTTCAGATTTACTAGGCACTGTGGGTATTGTTGTTGTTATGAGCCAATAGGCTAAGGCGATCGAATAAAAGTGACATTTATGAAATCATTTATGGTCAATAGCTATATTATACTATTGATATCTTTTACGGATTTTATGAATGTAGTAACTTTCTTCTTATAATTTTACGACTGAGGTCTTATTTCGACCTACAATTGCAATCTTAAGTTGTTTCAAATGTTCAAAAACATAATGTTGATAACCAAAAGCAAAACACACATCTTCTTAGCCGCATTAACCCTTTTTCGGCCCAGTACTTGGGGGGTTTCCAAGGTGGCGATGAAAAAGGTCGGGAAAGACATGGCCCATACTTGGGGGACTTCCAATTTGGGGTAGGGACGCCAAATGGGGCAGAGGCGGTGCTTCATAGTGCGAACAGGTTTCTCAACTCATTTCATGCAGATGGTTCCTTGGCCTTGCTTACTTTGGACTTCTCCAATGCTTTAACATGGTTGACCGCACAGCCTTCCTCTAAGAGGTTCATCAGCGTTGCCCGTCAATTTATCGGTGGGTATAATTCCTTTACGCCCAGCCTGCTAGGTTGTATGTTGGTAACGAGTGTACTGGGCTACTACCGGAGTGCAACAAGGAGATCCCTTGGGGCCCCTTCTCTTTGCCCTTGTCTTACACCCCCTTATTCTTTGGGTTCAGGACCGTTGTAACCTCCCGTTTCATGCTTGGTACTTGGATGATGGGACGATTATCGGCAACGCGTCTGACGTTGCTAAGGCCTTAGACATCATCAACAAGGAGGGGCCATCTTTGGGGCTTTTTCTCAACATTAAGAAAACAGAGGTTTTTTGCCGACATGCAACAGGCGGAAAGTTCATGACGGGCTTTTCCCGAAAGGGATTGGTAGACCAAAGAGGGGAGTTAAGCTCATTGGTGGAGCTGTTAGTCGTGATCCTAGCTTTATTGGGGAGTTGGCAGAGCGGCGGCCTCAGTGGCGGTTGACCTCATGAAACTCTTGCCCTGCCTTAGGGATCCCCAATGTGAACTCCTTCTGCTAAAGTCGTGCATGGGGGTTGCTAAGTTACTTTTTGGGCTACGGACTTGTCAACCCCATTTGATGGTGGATGTGGTATCTCGATTCGATGATGCCCTCCAGGAGGCTATAGAAGACATAGTCGTGGGTGGAGGCCCCTTCTTTAGTGACCTCCAGTGGCGTCTGGCATCTCTGCCAATGCGTCTAGGTGATTTGGGCCTCCTCTCATCTTGAGATGTTGGGGCTTATGCATTTATGGTGTTTAGAGCTCAGTCTTAGGAACTACAGGATCATATACTTTGAAACAGTGGGATCGTCGGGCTTGACCCAGACTTTCAGCAGGCGCTTAAACGCTTAAATGTCTCTCTCCCAGATTTTGATGTTGGCGGTTTCTCTAATAAGGCACCGCCCCCTCGAAGCAATaaaaaactttggcgaatgctCTGTTTAGCAAAATCGCTCAAATCCTGGGAGAAGTTTTTGATTTGTCACCCCGCCAGAAGGCGGTGTTTGAGTGCCTGAAGGGTCCCCATGCTCAGGATTTTTTGACCGTTATCTCGATTGAGAGGTTGGGACGATGCATGTCTGCAGTAGAATACAGAGTCATTCTCAAATACCGGTAGATGATCCTTATGTACCCGGAAGATGATACTTGCCAGATATGCCGTAAAGCTTGTAtggataaatacggggagcaCGCATTTCATTGTAAAGAGCTCCCTGGGTTCAAATATCGGCATGACTAGGTGCGAGATGTTTTGTAGGACATCCTGAGAAGAGCTAGGATTTCTACTAAGAAAGAGGCCCCTATGAATTTCCTTACAGACcctatggaagggagatctactctgcgaccagcggatctgctcgtctttggctGGGCTGGGGGGAACATGCTTGTGTGGACCTCACGAGGGTTTCCCTTTTGGTTGGTTTAAGGGAAAATGGGTTTGTAGCTGGAAAAATAGCAAGAAAGGCAGAATCAAAGAAAGTGGATAAGCACGCTAAAACTTGCGCAGAGAACCAGCATGTCTTTGTCCCTTTGCCTTTGATACATTTGGCTCCCTAACCCCATAAGTTGTCTACTTCTTAACCAGGGTCCAACGGGTCATCAACAGCAATTGTTCAGCCCCAGGGGGCAGGGGTTTGTCTTTGGAAGGTTAgagtttgctattcagaaaggggtagcgaCGTAACTTGTtccccgtctaccttctgttatGATCTAACTTTGCAAATTATTTAGTGAAATAAAcattggttttatataaaaaatttaaaCAATAACAAAACTTCTAAAATCCATGTACTGTGATAACACTCAGCCGACCCACACTACTTAATAAACATGCAAATAGACCAAAAGGCCATGTAAAAAAGTCAAATATTTGTTTGCCAAATCTTCAAGTTTCCCAACAATAAACAACACATACAAGTAGAGTAGAGCAAGAGGGCAAGAGGCCATATAAAAATTCAAATATTCGTTTGCCAAATCCTCAAGTTAATTTCCCAACAATAAACAACAAGCAAAAAAAACAAAGAAGGAAAGAAACGGACAGAATCTTCACATGTCAGCATGGTTTCTTAAATCCTTCAAAATTATCCACTCAAACCTCACATAACTCACAAGTGTTTGTGAAACATGAAAGAGTCGAATGTAGTTGACGTTGACATAGAGACCACCACAACCGGACTCGATATTCCGCTGCTTAACAACTTTGTCGACGGCGCCGTCGATTACAAAAACCGTCAAGCCATCAGATCCATATCCGGCTTCTGGCGTTCTGCAATATTTATTATCAGTAATAATGTTAACCCTCATCatcttatattattattattattaacttcTAGTTAGTTGTTTTAATGTTGTATACTTGTATATATGCAGGTGTTGAAGTGGCTGAGAGATTTGCATATTTTGGTGTTAGTTCGAATTTGATCACATACTTGACCGGACCCTTGGGTCAGTCTACTGCTACTGCAGCCGAAAACGTGAACGTGTGGCTCGGAACAGCGTCCCTTCTCCCGTTAGTTGGTGGTTTTATTGCTGATGGTTTTCTTGGTCGATTCCGAACGATAATAATGGCTTCTCTGCTCTATATTCTGGTTTGTTGTCTCTTCATCTTTTCTTTAAATTCCCAAAGTGAAATAAACTTCTGCTTTGGTTAATAATAGTTTGTTCGTTCATTTacgttcgtgaacattcgtttatgtttgttgatTAAGGTTCGTTTATATCCGTTTGGTTTTGCATATTCATTCAATTACTTTAAAAATGTGTGATATATATAGATAGAgacagtggcggatcttgcccgttgaacgttCCATGGCCGAAAGACACAGGCACTAAAAAAAGCCCGGGcaagcccgggccaaacatagtatatataaaaaatttcgatcgaaatgcggaaaattagcactacggccgaaaaattTGTCCGGGCCGTGGCCCTACCAGTCTCCTATTAAGAACCGCCCCTGGATAGAGAGACTCTGATTTGTGATTTGAATATTgttgtttacttttttttttttgagttaaatgtcattttagtccctgtggtttgggccattttgccagtttagtccaagggtttcatttttaacctatgtgtccaaaaaggtttcacagttgccattttagtccactgggttaacttcatccattttttctgttaacgagaaggccaatttggtcattttgtatgtaattctgttaactaaaagggcaattcagccatataaaattaccgaattggccttctcgttaacagaaaaaatgaatgaagttaacccagtggactaaaatggcaactgaggttaaaaatgaaacctttggactaaactggcaaaatgacccaaaccacagggactaaaatggcatttaactcctttttttttttacttttagttAGTGAATTATTTAGTATATTGTGATTTGAATATTGTTGTTTACTTTTAGTTAGTGAATTATTTAGTATATGTTTGTgctcgtttatgttcgtttagaATATTAACAAACAAATATAAAGGAACGCGAAAAACATGTTTACATTAACTAACGAACATAAACAAGAAAACTCGTTCCTTTTaggtgttcgtgtttgttcagtTATTTTAAAGGAATAGTTTTACTATTTGTAATAagagttaaatgttattttagttCCTGTAGTTTGGGTTATTTTGCCAATTTAGTCCAAAGAtttcatttttcgcatgtgggtccaaaaaggtttcaccgttgccattatagtccactgagttaacttcatccaATATTTCTTTGAATGGggagggcaattcggtcattttaaatggtcgaattgcccttctagtttacagaattacatataaaatgactgaattgcccttctcgttaacagaaaaaatggattaAGTTAAtccaatggactaaaatggcaacgatgaaacctttttggactcacaagcgaaaaatgaaacctttggactaaactggcaaaatagcctaaactacagggactaaaatggcattcaACTCTTGTAATAAACTTTGATGCAATATGATTTATAGGCACTTGGCATGTTGGCCCTTACAACTTTGATCCCATCTAAGTGTGAAACTCTTGGTGGTGCCACTTCATGTTCTCCTCACTTCCAAGTCATCATGTTCTTCATGTCACTGTATCTTGTTGCATTTGCTCAAGGTTGTCACAAGCCCTGTGTTCTAGCATTTGGAGCTGACCAGTTTGATGCAAGTGACCCACATGAATGTACAGCCAAAAGTTCATTCTTCAactggtggtattttggaatgtgTATTGGTCCTATGGTTGGGATCTTTGTTCTTAGTTACATTCAAGAATACCTTAGTTGGGGTCTTGGGTTTGGGATTCCTTGTGCTGTCATGGGTTTGGCCCTGGTCATTTTCTTGCTCGGAACCATGACGTATCGGTTTCCAAAGAAAACTGAGGATAAAAGTGCTTTCGTGAGGATCGGTCAAGTGTTTGTTGAAGCAGCACGAAACTGGCGAACGACACAGTCAACGGTATCTCTAGAGGAACAGGCTTGTGAAACCTTCACTCGTCAGGGTTCTCAGCAGTTCAGGTATGAGTAAAAAGAGCTAGAGGTGTTGAACGTGTCGCTTTCAATCTAACCAAACATGCACTCATAATTGTGCCAGACacatgaacccgaacacgacatGAGTTTTGCAGGTTAAAACGAACACGACCTAATTATTcccacattttattttattttattttattttttgtatatTAATACTCTAAAATTACAAATTTTCAACCAAAAATGCAAATATACTATAAAAGAATGATTCTCATTTTGTTTAACTTTAATCTTTTAAGTTATGATATAAAATTATAAATGCCCAATTAGATATACTTACGATATAAAGGCATTTTAATTCTTTAATATTTACACGTTAAATAGGTCAACCAGCAGACCCGTTGAGGGTTTGACCCAAAACTGACCTGAACCAATTTAGGCTAAACTCAAATCGAGAAATTTTATGTTAGGGTCATGTCGTGTCAAAAGTTTACACCACTAAATACAACCCGATAAAATATCAAATAAGTTGCAAACTTCTTTCTGATACTGGGGTCActcaggtttctcaacaaagccCTACTTTCACCTGATGGATCGAATGAAAGCGGGCCCGTTTGCAGCATTGACGAGGTGGAAGAAGCGAAGTCTGTTCTTCGACTCATTCCAATATGGGCCAGTTGTTTAGCTTACTCAACTGTATCATCTCAACAAACAACTTTGTTCACCAAACAAGGAGCTACCATGGACCGATCAATCGGGCCAAACTTTGAAATTCCCGCTGCAACACTTCAATCGTTCATCGGGCTCTCGATTGTCATCCTCATTCCCATCTATGACACCATTCTAGTCCCTCTTATGAGATCTGTTACAAAGAAACCGTTCGGTATAACAATGCTGCAAAGAATTGGAACAGGCATCTTCATATCTATTGTTTTAATGGTGGTTTCAGCACTCGTGGAGTCAAAAAGACTAAAAACTGCGACA
It encodes:
- the LOC110912824 gene encoding protein NRT1/ PTR FAMILY 5.10, with the protein product MKESNVVDVDIETTTTGLDIPLLNNFVDGAVDYKNRQAIRSISGFWRSAIFIISVEVAERFAYFGVSSNLITYLTGPLGQSTATAAENVNVWLGTASLLPLVGGFIADGFLGRFRTIIMASLLYILALGMLALTTLIPSKCETLGGATSCSPHFQVIMFFMSLYLVAFAQGCHKPCVLAFGADQFDASDPHECTAKSSFFNWWYFGMCIGPMVGIFVLSYIQEYLSWGLGFGIPCAVMGLALVIFLLGTMTYRFPKKTEDKSAFVRIGQVFVEAARNWRTTQSTVSLEEQACETFTRQGSQQFRFLNKALLSPDGSNESGPVCSIDEVEEAKSVLRLIPIWASCLAYSTVSSQQTTLFTKQGATMDRSIGPNFEIPAATLQSFIGLSIVILIPIYDTILVPLMRSVTKKPFGITMLQRIGTGIFISIVLMVVSALVESKRLKTATEYGLIDDPGAVIPMKIWWLLPQYVLVGAADVFAIVGMQEFFYDQVPSELRSIGLALYLSVSGVGNFLSSFLISTVVKITARDGEDGWISDNMNQGHVDYFYYLLAGISAVAFVIYLYAANSYVYNQRRACDVAK
- the LOC110887808 gene encoding uncharacterized protein LOC110887808 — its product is MVRGKCPSCLAELMASAPLTPLLKTENGIRPIAVGTIWRRLISKVAMKGVGKEMIEYLNDFQFRVGVWGGVEAILHTVNRVLNERHIDGSLAMLTIDFSNAFNQVDRSALLREVRMRCLSISLWVEFLYGQPARLYLRDGHIWSTTGVQQGDPLGPLLFALILHPLVHQIRNKCKLLLHAWYLDDGTVIGGSEEVARVLDIIKVMGQHWVLNLILRKLSYFGLLVMVASFVKGYFLRTSGGH